In Acetonema longum DSM 6540, the genomic stretch CTATCTTTCTCTCTTTCCGCTATATCTCCAACAAGTTTTACTGCTTCCTGGCTAAATAGATTTGCTAATTCCTGTTTTTCTTGGACCGTCTTCTTATCAAAAATCTGGTCTAGCTTGTTAACGGCATTCTGGGTATCTCTGCTCAGTTTCGTAATATCCGCTTTCTGATTGGCCTTATCTTTAATTTCAATCGTTCCCAGAGCAATGGCGGCATGGGTAGTACTGGTTTTATCATCCGATACCGGAACCCCCAGGTTCAGGCCTGTTGCATTACCGACACCATTGCTTTCCGCCTTGTACTCGGCTTTGTTCTCTATATCCGAGAATGTCAGAGTACCGGTAGAGAGTTTATTCTTCTCGGCCTCTGCCTCACTGCCAATCACCGCGCCCTTTAAGTCGGTATTGCCTTCTACCTTAATATCAAAGCCGCCCTTGCCGGCAAAAATTCCGGTCTGCTCATTGACACTCTTATAATCCGAATCGATTTTACCTTCATTCGCGGATAGATTCGTCGAAGCCCCGGCACCAATCCCAATACTGCCGCCAACAGACTCATTCTTCTCCGTATAAGTCTCGCTATCCTGCTGGCTGGCCAGGTTTAAATCGCTTTTTACGTCAACCTCAACGGTATCGCCTTTAGCCTGTGCCCCCACCAGGTTGGTGTCATTGCCAGACTTGATGGTCAGCTTCTGTTCCGCTGTGATCGTTGTCTCGTTGTAGCTGAGGCTATGCTCATCTGTTTCGCCATTGCCTAGCTGTCCCGATACGGTCACGCCACCCTTGGTCAAATCCACGCCCACGGAGGCGGATTTCTGCGAGGATTCGCTGTCGCTGTCCATGGTATTGGCGGCTGACAGCAGGTTCACATCGTTGGCTGCGTCTAAGAGAATGTCTTTTCCGTCCACACTGGAGCCGATGATAGACTCGAAGGGACGGTTCGAAACCACTGAAAAACCCCCTGTTTTTAGCCGGTCAGGACCAATAAAGCGTGTTGATGCCCCCTATTATGATCTTTAGAGCAGGGCCAATAAAAGGATAACAATATGGGGGCTACCAATGCTGCTATTCTTTTTAGATTGACCACCAAAGCTGTCAGCTTGGCTTGCAGGTTCACGCTTTTTAGACCA encodes the following:
- a CDS encoding hemagglutinin repeat-containing protein is translated as MVSNRPFESIIGSSVDGKDILLDAANDVNLLSAANTMDSDSESSQKSASVGVDLTKGGVTVSGQLGNGETDEHSLSYNETTITAEQKLTIKSGNDTNLVGAQAKGDTVEVDVKSDLNLASQQDSETYTEKNESVGGSIGIGAGASTNLSANEGKIDSDYKSVNEQTGIFAGKGGFDIKVEGNTDLKGAVIGSEAEAEKNKLSTGTLTFSDIENKAEYKAESNGVGNATGLNLGVPVSDDKTSTTHAAIALGTIEIKDKANQKADITKLSRDTQNAVNKLDQIFDKKTVQEKQELANLFSQEAVKLVGDIAEREKD